ATAAAAAATTCGTTTTCAGGTCCAAAATACGCAGTGTCAGCGAGACCGGAGGACTCAAGATATTTCAGAGCTTTTTTCGCGATAGAACGAGGACATTTTTCGTAAAGAGTGCCTTTGTAGATATCAAAAACGTCGCAGAAAACGACAAGAGTCGGATCGGCAGTAAAAGGATCTAAGAAAATCGCATCGGTATCCGGAATCAACTGCATATCGGACCTATCGATCGGTTGCCAAGCAGGGATGGAACTTCCATCAAACGGTAAACCTTTAAAGGAATCTTCGGTAATCGCGATCGTGTGATACGATACGTGGTGCCAAGCTCCTTTGATATCCGTAAAACGGAAATCGTAGAAAAGAACGTTATTCGCCTTGGCATATGCGATAACTTCACTAGGTGTTCTGGACATTCTATTCTCCTGTTAGTCTTCGAGTATTAATCGTTAATTCACGCATTAATGCGTCTGCATTTTTAGTGCAAATATCGTACCATTGAACCGAAATCCGATGATTTCCAAAAAAAGAACCGAAGTCTTTTTTTCTCCGTTTCAAGAACGAATCCGGAATCAAAGTAAAATTCCTTGAAAGACAGGCAAGCCCTAAAATACACTGCGGTTGCAGATTTTATCTTTTTTCCAATTCAATTGGCAACTAGCTCAAATTTCGTACATTATTCGTACCGATAATTTACATTCTGCATAAATATTATTCAGTATTTGAGAAACTAATGAAACAAATTCATTTCCTTACCGAAGCGGAATTGAAACAAAGACTAGATCGAAAAACTTTCGAATCCCTTTTTGAAAATTCTCATCCGGGCGAATTCGTTTTGAAAGAATTTTATGATCAAGTAAGAGTCTGGGCCCAAGAAAGGGATGCGAAGTACTGGATCGAATTTCCGGATTCTATTTTCGAAACATCTGCCAAACCTTTGGCACCTAAAAAATCGGCTTATCGTTCTATCTCACTTCTTTCCGACTTTTCAAATTTTCGTTTTTCAATGTCCCAAGTTCCGTCCAAAATTTTCCCCGCTTATGTTTGGAAAGAATTCATACATTTTCCTTTCGCTTCGAACGAAACCTCTCTTTCCTCTAAAATTGCAACGATCGAAAAAAAAATAGAGTTCCTTTCCGGCAGAAAAATAAATAAGGAAGGCAATACCTCCGTATTCCGACTCGAATTTCAAATTTTATCCGAAAGACCTCTCGATCTTAAAAAAATTTTGGAATCACCAATCCCTGAAAATTTTACGGAAAGAATTATCGAAAAACAAGGAAAGTTCTTTCTCATTACTCCGAAACTAAACGGAGTCCAAAGCCTTTTCGCAATCCACGTTCTCTCCGGTATGTCCGGAAAAATCGAATTCAATTTTTGTAAACTAGCGATCGATCTTTCCGAAAATCGGGAGATAATTCCGATTTGGTTTTCCCGTTCGGGCGCAATTCTTTCGGCAATCGACTTTGAAAATTCTCCCCTTTATACAAACAAAGATTTTTCCGCTTTAGAGATCGCAGTTCCACCTTGGCTGAGTCCATCGTTTTTATTTTTGGTACTAGAATCTTCTCTTCTGGATGTTTGGGAAAATTTAAATACATCTTCTTCGGATTCCAAAATTCCGAATTCCTTTCCTCAATTCGAAAGAAACGAATCCTGGAGAAATATGACGGAACACAGATTCGCTTCCCGTATATCAAGACATTCGGAAGAAGAAGAATTCTTCTTTCATTCCCTTCTTCAAAGAGAATACGAAACCGCCAAGAACGCTCTTGTTTCCACTTTAGAAAACCGAAGAAGAAAATTGGAAGAATTTGAAATTCCGGATCTTTTGAATCGTTTGAAAGTAATTCAGGATTTCTCCCAAATAATTTCTTTCGACGAAACCGTCTCAAAAGATTGGAAATCGATGCAAATGGAAATTACAAATTCCATTTTGGAAAGATGGAAAGAAAAAAAAGAATTAGAAACGAAAAAAATCGAAGAGATTTTCTCGACTTCCACATGGAAAATTCTCATCGAAATCTGGAAGTCTTCCGTCGGAAGGAAACCTTGACAGGGCAATTCCTTTGAAAATAATAGCACTGGAACCGTTTGATCGGGTCCAAACAAAGCGGCGACGTAGCTCAGCTGGTTAGAGCAACGGAATCATAATCCGCAGGTCCGGGGTTCGAATCCCTGCGTCGCTAATCGTTTCAAAGGAGTTGACGTTGAAACATCTTTTTCTATTGATTCTTTCTTTTCTGATTTCGACCGGTTCCGTATCGGCTCAATCCGCCGCTTGCAATGAAATTTGCGGTTTCTATTCCGGTTGTGTGGAACAAAACGCGCCTAGAAAATTAAGCGCGGACGAAAAAACCAAAGTTAAAACGGGTTGTATCAATTCTTGCAAAAAACATACCGCAGCCGTCGCGGCTTGTTTTGAGAACCACAAAAATCAATGCAAACCGTTTAACGAGTGTATCGTAAGCGCATACAATACGAATAAAAAATAAATCTTAGAATTTCATGAGCTTCCTTTGAAGAGCGATGCTGCTCTTCCGTTGAAATGAAAAAGAGCGAAAGCTCTTTTTTTACGCATTCGTTGTTGTTTGCGGGATCGCCGCTCGTGAGAATCGAACGTATTTCCAAAACAAAATTCTAATTTTAGAATTTCTGCATATAGTGGGCGCCGTATTTTTTCCAAACGAAAATTTTCTTTTAAACGGCCGCTTCCGTTACTTTCTCCGCGATAGAAACCGCCTCATTCAATTTCAAAGAAAGGATTTTGGAAATCCCCGGTTCCTCGTTCGTTACGCCAAAAAGGGAATTGGCCCTATTGATCGTGGACTGCGCATGAGTGATTACGATAAACTGAGACTTATCCTTGAACTTATCCAGAATTTGACAGAAGCGAAGCTTATTCGCCTCGTCCAGAGCCGCGTCGATTTCGTCTAAAAAACAAAACGGAGAAGGTTTTACCATATAGATCGCGAAAAGCAGCGCAATCGCAGTCATGGACTTTTCGCCACCGGACAAAAGCCGTAAATTTTGAACGTGTTTACCGGGTGGTTCCGCCATAATTTCGATCCCGGCATTCAAACTGTCTTCGTTTTCCGTTAATTCTAAAATAGCGCGCCCCCCATTGAAGAGAGTGGAAAAAGTTTCCTGAAAATTCTCTCGAATCTTTTCAAAAGTCTCACGGAATAGTTTTTCGGATTCCTCGTTGATTCGACTCAGAACGTCCTCCACGTCCGCTTTCGATTTTTCAATATCTTCTTTTTGAACTCGGTGGTGCTCAAAAATTTCTTTCACACTTCTGTATTCTTCGATGGAAAGAGGATTGATAGAACCCAACATCTGAATGTCGGATTTAAGCCTCTTAAGCTTTACTTCCTCTTTAGTTCTTTCTAAGTTTCTATTTTGAAATTCCGAAACGAGTTCCTGCTCGGAAATGGAATAGTCGTTATAAAGTTCCTCGGTAAACGAATCAATCTGTACTTTCAAACCGGAAACGGTTCTTTCCTTTTCCGTCAGAATAGGAATCAGGTTCTTAAAATCGTCCTGATTCTTTTGAATATCATGCTTTAAGTTTTGGATCTCTTTCAAAATATTCCGAAGAGATTCTTTTTCGGATTCAAGAGCTCGGCTCATATCCAAAAATTCATTGTAACTCGATTCTATCTGTTGTTCTAGCTCGGAAACTTCTCTTTCAAATTCCTGCTTTTTAGAGATCACATTTTGGATGGAATCCTTTGCGGTTTGAATCCTTTTTTGGATCTCTTCCTTCCGTAGTTGGATTGCCTTTCCCGCCTCCAGTCTGGAATTTCTTTCGGAGCCGAGTTCCAAAACTTTTTTTTCCAAAAATACAGTTTGTTCCTTATTGGCTTCCAAACTTTCTCTCAAGGATTCGATTTTTAAACCGGAATCCTTAATGCCCCTCGTAAGATTTTCGTTTTCCAAAATCAGATCTTCGATCTGCTGATCCAAAGCTTCCTTTCTGGATAAAAATCCGTCCCGATCGAAAAGAATGTTTCGAATCATATCCTCAAGATGAACGAACTCTTCGAGTTTGAATCGCAACTCCCCCAGATCCAGAGTTTCCAGAACAGATTGAATCTTCGATTTCTCGGAAAGTTCCAAATCAGATCGTAACGTTTCGATCTTTCGAGAATATTCTGACATCTTGGAAAGGAGGAACTCTTTCAGTTCCTTTCTGCGATTTTCGGTATCGATCGCCTCTTTTTTTCTGGACTCAAGTCGACTAACGAGTTCGAAAATGACTTCTTTGAGTTTTTCACGAAGCTCGTTGTGAGCCTTGTCGTTTGAGACGATCTTTGATTCCTTTTCAAGTACGGAAACGTTTTCGTCCTCGATTTGTTTTTCAAGGCCAAGTTTGGAGTCTTTTAACTTACGTATCTCTTCCTCAAGAAGTTCGACCTCCCCTTCCAACTCGGAAACTTCCTTCTGAATCCTTTCTAGATCGATAACTAACAAACTCAAAGAGGATTCTTCCCCATTGAGGATCGAAGTCATCTCCGAAACTCTTTCTTCGTATTCTAGAATAATCTGTCTGTTTTTCTCGATCTTTTCTTTTTGAATTTTCGTTTGGGAAAGATGATCGTATAGTTTCTTGTCGATTTCGGAAACTCTCACTTCGATTTCCGATTTATCTTTTTCCAACACTTCGATTCTTCCGGTTTCTTCGCCGATCGTATCCAGTAGGGTTTGGTTCTTGTCCTTGATTCCTTGAAGCTCGTCTTCGGACTCTTTCAATTTTTTGGTAAGGGTGGAAAATTTCAAATAACGTATAATCTTGTCGGTTTCGTCCAATTCCGCTTTGAGTTTGAAATAAGCTTCCGCTTTTTCCGCCTGCTTTTCCTTGACTTCCATTTCTTTTTTCATGGAACTCATGATGTCTTGGATTCGGAGAAGATTTTGTTTCGTATCCTCCAAACGTTTGAGCGCCTCTTGACGTTCCAATTTGAACCTGGAAATTCCGGCCGCTTCTTCAAAGATCAGCCTCCTTTCCTCCGGTTTGGAATGGAGGATTCGATCTACCTTTCCCTGTTCCATAATCGAATAAGAAGACTTTCCGATCCCCGTATCCATCAGAAGTTTTTCGATGTCTTTTCTTTGAACTCTGGAATCGTTGATGCAATATTCGTTGTTTCCATCCAGATAAAGACGGCGAGTCATCTTTACCGACGGATAATCCATCTTAATCAATCGGGAAGAATTATCGAAAATGACGGAAACTTCCGCGTAACCCGCCGGTTTACGCGCCTCGGAACCGTGAAAGATTACATCGTCCATCTTTTCCCCGCGAAGACCTTTCGCGGATTTTTCACCGAATACCCATTTGACTGCGTCTACAATGTTCGACTTACCGCTTCCATTCGGTCCCACGACGGCGGTAAATCCGGGGTCTAGAAGAATTTCAGTCTCATCCGCAAACGTTTTGAATCCAACAATATTCAAACTTTTTAAATACATAATTTTTGTGTTTTTCATTTCCGGATGTTCCGGAAAGATGATTCCAATTGACCAGATTTGGGCAGGGAACAGAATGCACCCTGGGTTATTATGTCTCACAATCTCTCCGAAAAGACAAGAGAAATATTCGGGAAAAAGCCGTATTTATCCCTCTACTTTCAAAGGCCCGGAAACCCAAACCTGACCTTTACTCTCAAACCGGCAAAAAATCCTGAAGAATGGTTTTTAGAACTCAACGGCCGCGCGCTCTCAAGCGCCGTAGCGCCTCTCACACAAGCGCAAAGAATTCTTCAAGCTCAAAAAATTTCTCGGACGGATCTGGTAGCGGTGATCGGTCTCGGAAATCCGCATCTCATTTTTGAAGTCCACAAAAATTTAGATCCCGGTCAGGTTCTTCTTCTCATAGATGAAAATCCTGAACTTATCTTTCCTCTTTGGAACGGAATTTTAGAACCTGTGATGGATGTTCCGGGAAGACATTTGTTTCTAGGACATTCCGCCCTGAATCTCCTTTGGAACTATTTGGAATCCCTTCCCGTGGAACGAGTTTCCGGTATCCGAATTTTTAGGAACACGGCAAGTACGTCTTTAAACGAAGCGTATTACGGAGAGTTGGAAATTAAGATCCGTAAAATTCTTTCTTCTAAGATGAGCGATCTTTTGACCAAGTTCGAGTTTGAAAGAATCTGGGTTAGAAACACGTTCGTAAACACCGCAAACTTTCCGGATTCCAAAAACCCGAGAACGAGAATCGAATTCCTAAAAGAAAAATTTTTGAATACTCCCGCGATGCTCGTTTCCGCGGGCCCATCCCTCAGAAGTCAATGCGAATGGATCTCTAAGATCAGAGACAAAGTGTTTTTATTTTCCTGCGATACTTCTCTGAAGGCACTTTTAAAATTCGGAATCGTTCCCGACGGTGTCATCACTCTCGACGCGCAGACTCATTCTTTCTTTCATTTTATGGGAGCAAAATCGTCTAACGTTCCCTTATTTGCGGATTTGGTAAGCTCCCCTTCGATCTTAAGATCGCAAAAGTTCACAAAAATAGTCCATTCTCTAACCGCAAAATACATTGTGGACGCAAGCGGCGAATTTAAACGGGAAGTGACCGCGGGCTCCAAAACCGCCGAAAAACTTCTGGGGCCGATCGGAGACGTCCAATCAGGCGGAAGCGTCGCGACGACCGCCTTTGATCTTCTTCGAAATTTGGGTTGTAAGCCGATTTTTTTAGTCGGTCAAGATCTTGCTTATTCGGGCAGGGAAATTCATTCCACGGGGACGCATCATAACGAAAAATGGCTCACTCTTGTCCGCAGAACGCAAAGCCTTGAAAAAATCAACGAGATGATCATCCGTAAAAGAGACACTCGCCTGGTTCCGTCTGCGAACGGAGGAGAAGTTCTCACCGATTACGTTCTGGATCTTTACAGACATTGGTTTGAGGAATCGTTTAAGACGCTCGACTTTCCGGTTTATAACGTTAACAGCAGAGGGGCAAAAATTGCAAACTGCGAAAACGTTTCCTTGGAACAAGCGGATCTGATTCTTTCCTCCTTCCCTTCTCACGGTTTTTTCTGGAAAGATTTTCTTCCTTGGAAGTCCGAAATATATCCCGAAATTTCCGAGAAAGCGGCCGAGGAATTCCGATCGAACCTTTTGAAAAAAATCCAAAACGTTTTGGAAAAGTTTTCCACTCCTTCGATTCGATACGAATCCTACGAATCAATTCTTTCCGACTTTCAAAAAGGAATCGCCGAATGGGAGGACTTGGGCTTCTTAGTTCGCAAAACAGAAATTTATATTTTACGCCACAAGAACACGTTAGACGAAACTAGAAAGAAAAATCTTTTTTTGGGTGCCGTTCTGAAAGAGTTTACAAGTCTCAAACGCAAACTTTTGGCCGGCGGCTCCGTTTCGCAGTAGTTCCCAATATTTTTTCGGTATCGTTTTTAACGTGAGCAGGGTCGTAAGAAATTCATGATTCATTTTTCTGAAAAGAATCGGATTTTGAATTTGTCCTAAAATCACCCGATTTTAACAAAATCTCTGCGGATTGCTGTAGTTGTTCCTACGTTTTGGGACAGATTCTTCGTAAATTGATTCTTAAAATATGGGAACTGCAACAAATCGCGATTTTACGTACAAATTCTGAAATTGTAGGAATTTCTACTTTTAGAAAATTCTTTCTTATTTTCAACGTAAGCGCCAAACTTCTTCCCATGTTGTAAGAGAAGCTCGTTGACATCGCGTGAGTTGCTTCCTTCTCTGCGATCTTTTGATTTAAATACCAAGCGGGAATTCCAGTCGCTTGCGATATCGCTTCTGTGGTTACGCTCTTCTCGTATGCTTTCATCGCTTGTTTCATGTTAGCACCGCCGACGAGCGCACCTACCAAACTTGCCGGAAGACCGGTTGCTTCTGCGATTGCTCCCGTTACTCTGCTTTGTACTTCGGATTTGACCGCTTCATGTGGTTTTTGGCCTCCGCTCATTCCGTTTAATACGTTAAACAGAAATCCCTTGCTTTCCTTCTCCGCGTCGTTTGCCTTGGCTTGTTTCTCGATTCTGTTTTGGATGTCTTCCGTGTAAATGGAATACTTCTGGCTGGCTCCGTTCAGTTGATTCTCTACATAGTTTGTTCCCAATCCTTTCAAGTTGAAGTTGTAACCCATTTTCGAGATATTAAATCCGGATGTGACGACTAAATACTGCATTCCGTAGCTGACTTCTACCGGTATTCCTTTCACGCTGATTGAGCCTTTTAACTCTCTGCTTCCGCCAAACACTGTATCATCGATGTTCGCTCCTTCATACATGTTTTAGATGTCAGTGAATAGTGATCAGATTTCAGGCGGGAAGGGGAAAGCCTTCCCCTCGCTTCATACCGAGCTTGCTGCTTCTCTAATTTAGCAATGTTTAATCGTTTATTCAAGCTCGGTATTCCGCTTCCCCTTCGCCGGGCTACTTCTTTGTGTCTCATCCCCGGAGCCCTATCTTTCACTTGTTACTAATCTCTCTCCGGTCTCAATCTTGAAAATCCTCGCACGATCCATCTCCCTTCTTTTTCAGGAAAATAGCAATCTATGCCATATTCAAAACGATCTGCTTCAAGCATAACCCAAAGACTTCTGCCACTTTCGCTAATATATTCTTTACTTCCTTTTTTTAAAAGACGCACAACTTCTTCAACGGTGACATGTTTTTCCATATCGGCAAACCCTTCTTTTTGGAAATTACCGCCATACAATTCTTCTCTTGTATGAATCGTATATCCGCTGTATTCATCGCTCACTTCTAAAAAGGGAGAAAAGTTTTTCTTCTCTTGGATGTCCTTCAAAAGTTTCGAAAGCATCACGTCCAGCATTTTTAGTTTCTCTTGCTTGGTATATGTTTTCACTTCCACTTTTGTTTCCTCTTTGTTTCCGGGCTTGTCGCAAGAATTTAGCAAAATGCAACTAACCAGTAATATCCTTAATATCATACTATTCTCATGTCTCCTTTACTTTACTTTCGGTAAGCCTAACTCTAAATGCAGGTGATTGCTGTGCATCACTTTAGCCCCTGGCTTATCAGCCGTTATACGCAAATTTGGCAATGGATTATCCTTAAAATATTCATGCACTGCAGGATCATTAAATTTTACAAAATTTGTATCATAACTTCCAACCCCTTCCGGAATATTTCTGGAAATCGTCTTGATATACTCAATCGTTTTGTCTCGATCGTAGGCCTTATTATTATCATAGTTCAAGCCAGTTGACTTCACTCCAGGTGTTACCATATATGACAGGTCTATCGCATTTCCGTCTTTATGATGCTTGGCATAATACTTTTCACCCGCAATTGCATGAGGATCAATTCCTCCAGATTTGTATCCTAAGTCATTGGTTACAATCGGATAATTTGGATTTGCCTGCTTCCATTCATTGATTGTATTGGAAATCGTATCTACCAATGGTTTCTGTCCAAAGCGATGCTCGTCCGCGGTAGGTTGTTTTGAATTGCTTGAAAACCCTTCGCCTTTCTCATGCAATCGATAGATCAGTTTATCACCTAAGACCGTATCATAATGTTCGGGGCCGGTAGATATTACGGCCGAACTTCTACCTACTACCTTGTCCCACAAATTGCTCGCTCCACTCACAACCGCATTATAAGCATTCGTAAAGAACCCAGTGCTTTGAGTCGGATGCGTAGTTGTAGCGACTTGACTGTTGTTAGCCGCTTTGGCATTACGATAATCGTTTACAAACTTTTCAAGCCCACTCGTATCGTAACCGGCGGCTTTCAAACCGGCAATACTTGCATCCGTTTGAGCTGGACTTTCCTTTCTCCAGTCTGCTTTGAATTCGGCAACATCGGCCGCACTGAGTTGACGACCTCCAGTCGGTTTTCCATCCGGATCAAAAGATCCCGATAACGCTAACGTCTGCCCTGGATCATGTGAAGATGGCGCTCCATGAGCAGGAGTGGGGCCATCATCACCGAAGCCGATTACTCCATGACTTCCGTCTCCTTCATTGCGTCTTCTGTTCTCAAGCTCCACGGCCATTCCGGACGCTGCTGCCGCGCCTTGTTCAGAATTATTTCTGTTTTGAGCGGTTCTTGATTCTGCTTCTTGTCTGGCTTGATACGCCTTCTCTTCATCCGTCTGAGCAACTCCTTGCGCAAGTGCGTTGTTCATCGCATACTGACTCATGAAATCACTGTTAGACGATAACCCGGTTTGAGAATTGTAGCTGAACGCATTCGTTCCCGATACGTTAAAGCTTGCGGTAAATCCGTCTCGTTCACCCCAGGAAAGTCCGCCACTCACGCCTCCAAAGCCCTGTCTGCCCGGACCTCCTTCCACTTTACCATATTGGTCCGTTGAAATGTCTGCGCCCCAGCCGCCATATTCACTTCTCGAAATAGTCGCACCAACTCCAGGTAAGACTACGTTGTTGTTAGACGATAATCCGGCGCTTGTGCCAAAACCGTCCCGGCGGTTGTAACTCACTCCTAAGTTTAAAGAACTTGAATAGGATCCTGTGGTCGCGTTTCTTCCCATTCCCAAGCCGATGCCAGCGTTACCCGAAATTCCATCCCTTTCGGAATAACTAAGTCCTGCGTTAAAACTAAGCGCACTCGTTCCAGCTTGTAAGCCTACGATTGCACCGAATCCACCATCTCTCGTGTAACTCAGATTGTAACTCACCATGCCGCCAGTGTAAGTATTCAAAAACGCATTACCGATGTTAGCTGCTCCGGCTAAAGCGCCATACACACCGCCTTCCACTGCACCTTGTGCGGTTTTGTAAGCTGCCAGGGCTCCTAAAATCAAAAGAGAACTTCCTCCGCTTAAAGGAGCAGCTACCGTTGCCGCTACTGTTACTACGGTATCGATTGTTTCTCGATTCTTGTAAGCTTCTTGACCGATATGATCCGCAAACTTGTTTGCTTGTTTGTTCACGTTATCAGAAGCTTCTTTCACTTGAGAAACAATCCCAGGGGAAGCCGCTTGAATCATCCTACCTTGCGGAGTGTATTCTAATGCCGCAACCGCAGCTTTTGCTGCAATTTGGATTGGCGCAGTCACCATGGTCGCCAAACTTCTTCCCATGTTGTAGGAAAAGCTCGTTGACATCGCGTGAGTTGCTTCCTTCTCTGCGATCTTTTGATTTAAATACCAAGCGGGAATTCCAGTCGCTTGTGATATCGCTTCTGTGGTTACGCTCTTCTCGTATGCTTTCATCGCTTGTTTCATGTTAGCACCGCCGACTAACGCACCTACCAAACTTGCCGGAAGACCGCTTGCTTCCGCGATTGCTCCCGTTACTCTGCTTTGTACTTCCGATTTGACCGCTTCATGTGGTTTTTGGCCTCCGCTCATTCCGTTTAATACGTTAAACAGAAATCCCTTGCTTTCCTTCTCCGCGTCATTCGCTTTCGCTTGTTTCTCGATTCTGTTTTGTATGTCTTCTTTGTAGATTTCATACTTCTGGCTGGCTCCGTTCAGTTGATTCTCTACATAGTTTGTTCCCACTCCTTTTAACTTGAAGTTGTATCCAATATTTGATATGTCAAACCCCGATGTGACCACCAAATACTGCATTCCGTAGCTGACTTCTACGGGTATCCCTTTGACACTCACCGAGCCTTTCAGTTCTCTACTGCCTCCAAAGACTGTGTCGTCGATGTTCGCTCCCTCGTACATCGACTTCCCGATCTTCTTCATCTCTCCGCTTTGATCTTGGAAGCTTTCTTGATTAAAGTTGTATTTGGAGCCTTGTTCGTGATAATTTTTTAGGCCTCCCATTTCTCCTGAAAATGCTTTCTTCAAGTCGCTTGGCAACGCTTGGAATGCGGTTAAGTAAGCCTCCTTACTCGATTCATACAATTTCTTTTGATAGCTTTCTACTTCTTGATTCTGTGCGTATTCTTCTTTGATTTCATTCGTCTTGTTGCTAAACTGCGCGAACATTTGTTCCACGTTCTTTTGAAGATTGTCGATATAGTTCTTTACGCCGATCGCCATTTCCGCGTTAAATCTTGTGGAATTCGGATTCATCATATCCACGCTCAAGTTTCCGGGATTAAACTTCGTCTCAATTCGTATATATTGATATTCTAAATCGGGAGAATAACTTGTTTCCTTCATCGCGCTTCCGTCGATTTCGATTTCCCCGCTGTAGATCTGTCTGTAGGCGGAAATTCCTTCTCCGTCCGTTCTAAATCCGTAGCCCGCTTCTCGGAGATACTTGTATTGGTCTCCATTTGTGAGGGCTTCGAGAAGTGTCTTTTGCAAACTCTCGCTTCTTTCTTCGTTGTCTTTTTGGAGTTTCTTCGCGTAGTCGTCTAAATACTTCGACACTGCGCTGCTTGCCGCTAGGTTGATCGCTTGGCTGCTTCCTTGTAACAATGTTTGCAAATTGGAAAGATCGTTCTGATTCGT
The nucleotide sequence above comes from Leptospira weilii. Encoded proteins:
- a CDS encoding motility associated factor glycosyltransferase family protein, whose amino-acid sequence is MSHNLSEKTREIFGKKPYLSLYFQRPGNPNLTFTLKPAKNPEEWFLELNGRALSSAVAPLTQAQRILQAQKISRTDLVAVIGLGNPHLIFEVHKNLDPGQVLLLIDENPELIFPLWNGILEPVMDVPGRHLFLGHSALNLLWNYLESLPVERVSGIRIFRNTASTSLNEAYYGELEIKIRKILSSKMSDLLTKFEFERIWVRNTFVNTANFPDSKNPRTRIEFLKEKFLNTPAMLVSAGPSLRSQCEWISKIRDKVFLFSCDTSLKALLKFGIVPDGVITLDAQTHSFFHFMGAKSSNVPLFADLVSSPSILRSQKFTKIVHSLTAKYIVDASGEFKREVTAGSKTAEKLLGPIGDVQSGGSVATTAFDLLRNLGCKPIFLVGQDLAYSGREIHSTGTHHNEKWLTLVRRTQSLEKINEMIIRKRDTRLVPSANGGEVLTDYVLDLYRHWFEESFKTLDFPVYNVNSRGAKIANCENVSLEQADLILSSFPSHGFFWKDFLPWKSEIYPEISEKAAEEFRSNLLKKIQNVLEKFSTPSIRYESYESILSDFQKGIAEWEDLGFLVRKTEIYILRHKNTLDETRKKNLFLGAVLKEFTSLKRKLLAGGSVSQ
- a CDS encoding Cys-rich protein, whose amino-acid sequence is MKHLFLLILSFLISTGSVSAQSAACNEICGFYSGCVEQNAPRKLSADEKTKVKTGCINSCKKHTAAVAACFENHKNQCKPFNECIVSAYNTNKK
- a CDS encoding chromosome segregation SMC family protein; amino-acid sequence: MYLKSLNIVGFKTFADETEILLDPGFTAVVGPNGSGKSNIVDAVKWVFGEKSAKGLRGEKMDDVIFHGSEARKPAGYAEVSVIFDNSSRLIKMDYPSVKMTRRLYLDGNNEYCINDSRVQRKDIEKLLMDTGIGKSSYSIMEQGKVDRILHSKPEERRLIFEEAAGISRFKLERQEALKRLEDTKQNLLRIQDIMSSMKKEMEVKEKQAEKAEAYFKLKAELDETDKIIRYLKFSTLTKKLKESEDELQGIKDKNQTLLDTIGEETGRIEVLEKDKSEIEVRVSEIDKKLYDHLSQTKIQKEKIEKNRQIILEYEERVSEMTSILNGEESSLSLLVIDLERIQKEVSELEGEVELLEEEIRKLKDSKLGLEKQIEDENVSVLEKESKIVSNDKAHNELREKLKEVIFELVSRLESRKKEAIDTENRRKELKEFLLSKMSEYSRKIETLRSDLELSEKSKIQSVLETLDLGELRFKLEEFVHLEDMIRNILFDRDGFLSRKEALDQQIEDLILENENLTRGIKDSGLKIESLRESLEANKEQTVFLEKKVLELGSERNSRLEAGKAIQLRKEEIQKRIQTAKDSIQNVISKKQEFEREVSELEQQIESSYNEFLDMSRALESEKESLRNILKEIQNLKHDIQKNQDDFKNLIPILTEKERTVSGLKVQIDSFTEELYNDYSISEQELVSEFQNRNLERTKEEVKLKRLKSDIQMLGSINPLSIEEYRSVKEIFEHHRVQKEDIEKSKADVEDVLSRINEESEKLFRETFEKIRENFQETFSTLFNGGRAILELTENEDSLNAGIEIMAEPPGKHVQNLRLLSGGEKSMTAIALLFAIYMVKPSPFCFLDEIDAALDEANKLRFCQILDKFKDKSQFIVITHAQSTINRANSLFGVTNEEPGISKILSLKLNEAVSIAEKVTEAAV